One Bacteroidota bacterium genomic window carries:
- a CDS encoding 4Fe-4S dicluster domain-containing protein — translation MAKLKGTVVVEVERCKGCELCIVTCPQQVLANKEAQVNSKGYHYVYMEKPEECTGCTNCAVVCPDGVLTVYRVKV, via the coding sequence ATGGCAAAATTGAAAGGCACAGTGGTGGTGGAAGTAGAAAGATGCAAAGGCTGCGAGCTGTGCATTGTAACCTGCCCACAGCAAGTACTGGCAAATAAAGAAGCCCAGGTCAACAGCAAAGGATATCATTACGTGTACATGGAAAAACCAGAAGAGTGCACAGGGTGTACCAATTGTGCTGTCGTATGCCCCGACGGGGTGCTCACTGTCTATCGGGTTAAAGTTTAA
- a CDS encoding pyridoxal phosphate-dependent aminotransferase, with the protein MTQENLPISARLVEEALENSGIRELASASIREVVALIKYLENKTGISMLRMDMGIPGLPTPAIGIESEIAALKQGKSAQYGQIDGIPELKKEIALFVKNFLDVEVSERSCIVTAGSMMGSMITFMVAAKREKSRQGVLFIDPGFPVQKKQANVMNLPVFSVDIYHYRGDKLYEKLEDICAKNGISVIIYSNPNNPTWVCLTEYELKTIGEIANRHDIVVAEDLAYFGMDFRHDYSKPGQPPFQPTIAKYTNNYILLISSSKVLSFAGQRVGMLVVSDALYNREYPNLLSIGDNNKLGPSLVMDGVYVISAGTSHTAQYGLAGMLQAVNNGSYNFIEPLKEYAFRAHEMKKLFIKNGFEILYDKDGMEDIADGFYFTITYPGLDENELITRLIRCGLGTISLRITGSKGKAGVRISVSMVDQTKFDTLHQRLALFESL; encoded by the coding sequence ATGACACAAGAAAACCTGCCCATTTCTGCCCGGTTAGTGGAAGAAGCCCTCGAGAATTCAGGCATCAGGGAACTTGCTTCTGCCTCCATACGCGAAGTGGTTGCTCTAATAAAATACCTCGAAAACAAAACCGGTATTTCCATGCTTCGAATGGACATGGGTATTCCCGGCTTACCAACTCCTGCTATCGGAATAGAAAGTGAAATAGCTGCACTGAAGCAAGGAAAATCGGCACAATACGGTCAAATCGATGGCATTCCGGAGTTGAAAAAAGAAATTGCCCTATTTGTAAAAAACTTTCTCGATGTAGAAGTAAGCGAACGCTCTTGCATAGTGACAGCAGGATCGATGATGGGCTCGATGATTACCTTTATGGTGGCTGCCAAACGCGAAAAAAGCAGGCAGGGCGTGCTCTTTATCGATCCGGGTTTTCCGGTTCAGAAAAAACAGGCCAATGTCATGAACCTACCTGTCTTCAGTGTAGATATCTATCATTACAGGGGCGACAAGCTGTATGAAAAACTGGAAGACATCTGTGCAAAAAACGGCATTTCGGTAATTATCTATTCCAACCCTAACAATCCTACCTGGGTGTGCCTTACAGAATATGAACTAAAAACTATTGGTGAAATAGCCAACCGTCACGATATCGTTGTTGCCGAAGACCTAGCTTATTTCGGCATGGACTTCAGGCACGATTACAGTAAACCCGGCCAACCCCCTTTCCAGCCAACTATTGCAAAATACACCAACAACTATATTTTGCTCATTTCAAGTTCCAAGGTTCTTAGCTTTGCCGGTCAACGGGTTGGTATGCTGGTGGTTTCCGATGCCTTGTACAACCGCGAATACCCAAACCTGCTCAGCATTGGCGACAACAACAAGTTGGGTCCTTCGTTGGTAATGGATGGTGTATATGTAATTTCTGCAGGAACAAGCCATACCGCACAGTATGGTCTAGCAGGCATGCTGCAGGCAGTTAACAATGGCAGCTACAATTTTATCGAACCACTCAAAGAATATGCGTTTCGGGCCCATGAAATGAAGAAACTCTTTATTAAGAATGGTTTTGAGATACTTTACGACAAAGATGGAATGGAGGATATTGCCGATGGTTTCTACTTCACAATTACTTATCCGGGGCTTGACGAAAACGAACTCATAACACGATTAATTCGTTGTGGCCTGGGAACCATTTCGCTTAGAATAACTGGTAGTAAAGGCAAAGCCGGTGTTCGGATCAGCGTATCGATGGTCGATCAGACAAAGTTTGATACCCTCCACCAGCGCTTAGCTCTTTTTGAAAGCTTGTAA
- a CDS encoding acetate--CoA ligase family protein has translation MINTALTNPSSIAIVGASNNLGKPGGGLVHNLVQGGYKGRVYPVNVNETIIQGLKAYQSIEELPPTDLAILAIPAATCVQTVKGMAENKATKAFIIISAGFAEMGAEGKALEQELKNLAQQHQLDIIGPNCIGVMNSQYKAVFVSPPPAIKPRGVDFVSASGALAVFLFENAPKQGLEFGNVFTVGNSAVIGVEEVLAYWDHAYDPLTSSNLKMVYVEQIRKPELFYKHIHSLRSKGCDVIVAKPGDSEAGARAALSHTGALAGDSAAFGLLIKKAGAIPCYSRQDLINTACILSHKKPNGNNLAIITHAGGPAVLITDRLQKAGIQVPEIDSESQKKILSILHRGASAINPVDLLATANKEQLTATIEILDSLSYIDALIVIYGKTGMEDLFETYSALSAAIDRAKKPVYSVLPSVQSGEEEITHFLKTGKTCFIDEYVFAEAFDKVLHAPKIYPAHLYIPPAKELKKQTTSRALSEEETLECLKWAGIPLTVTELIDCEADLDKCSKMEFPLVAKVMGILHKTEVNGVILNITNKQQLKESFEKLLRIPGSTGMVVQEMIRGTELYLGAKRHDGVGFSVHAGSGGIFLELLRDVVSFLAPVSFDEAYDLLGELKSFKLFEGYRNMPPVNREAFAQVISAFSRMFEKYQDIKEIDLNPLIASGDQIVAVDARIII, from the coding sequence ATGATAAATACTGCGCTGACAAATCCTTCGAGTATAGCCATTGTAGGAGCATCGAATAATCTCGGCAAACCTGGTGGCGGGCTTGTGCATAATCTGGTGCAAGGTGGTTACAAAGGCCGGGTGTATCCTGTGAATGTAAATGAAACTATTATTCAGGGTTTAAAAGCCTACCAGAGTATCGAGGAACTGCCTCCCACTGATCTGGCCATATTGGCCATACCTGCAGCTACGTGTGTGCAGACAGTAAAGGGAATGGCAGAAAATAAAGCCACTAAAGCCTTTATTATTATTTCTGCTGGCTTTGCTGAAATGGGAGCCGAAGGAAAAGCTTTGGAGCAGGAATTAAAAAATCTGGCCCAACAGCATCAGCTGGACATTATTGGCCCTAATTGCATTGGCGTGATGAACAGCCAGTATAAAGCTGTTTTTGTTTCGCCCCCTCCGGCTATAAAACCCAGAGGTGTCGATTTTGTATCGGCATCAGGAGCTCTGGCAGTATTTTTATTTGAGAACGCTCCAAAACAGGGCCTTGAGTTTGGCAATGTATTTACGGTAGGAAACTCAGCAGTAATTGGTGTGGAAGAAGTGCTGGCCTATTGGGACCATGCGTATGATCCTCTCACCAGTTCAAACCTTAAAATGGTATATGTTGAACAAATACGTAAACCTGAACTTTTTTATAAGCACATCCATTCGTTACGCAGCAAAGGATGTGATGTAATAGTCGCTAAACCTGGCGATTCGGAGGCTGGTGCAAGAGCAGCCCTTTCGCATACAGGTGCATTGGCCGGAGACAGTGCTGCCTTCGGACTTTTAATAAAAAAAGCAGGCGCTATTCCTTGCTACAGCCGCCAGGATCTTATTAATACTGCCTGTATACTTTCGCACAAAAAACCAAATGGTAATAACCTTGCCATCATCACCCACGCCGGTGGCCCGGCAGTATTGATCACCGACCGTCTTCAAAAAGCAGGAATTCAGGTTCCTGAAATTGATTCAGAAAGTCAGAAAAAAATACTATCCATCCTGCATCGGGGTGCCTCAGCCATCAATCCGGTTGATCTACTGGCAACAGCCAATAAGGAACAGCTAACTGCTACCATCGAAATACTCGATTCGCTGTCATACATCGATGCGCTGATAGTGATTTATGGAAAAACAGGTATGGAAGATTTGTTTGAAACCTATTCGGCATTATCTGCGGCCATTGATCGGGCAAAAAAACCTGTTTATTCGGTGTTACCATCCGTACAAAGCGGAGAGGAAGAAATTACTCATTTTCTGAAAACAGGAAAAACCTGCTTTATCGATGAATATGTCTTCGCTGAAGCTTTCGATAAAGTACTTCATGCACCAAAAATATATCCAGCTCATCTTTACATCCCTCCGGCAAAAGAACTTAAAAAACAAACCACTTCAAGGGCATTATCAGAAGAAGAAACCCTCGAATGCCTCAAATGGGCCGGTATTCCTCTCACTGTAACAGAATTGATAGATTGCGAAGCTGACCTGGATAAATGCAGCAAAATGGAATTTCCATTGGTTGCCAAGGTGATGGGAATTTTACACAAAACTGAAGTAAACGGGGTAATCCTTAATATTACCAATAAACAACAGCTCAAAGAAAGTTTTGAAAAACTCCTTCGCATACCCGGATCGACCGGTATGGTGGTTCAGGAAATGATTCGGGGTACCGAACTATACCTGGGTGCCAAAAGACACGATGGTGTGGGTTTTTCGGTACATGCCGGAAGCGGAGGTATTTTTTTGGAACTGTTACGCGATGTGGTTTCCTTTTTAGCACCCGTAAGCTTCGACGAAGCCTATGATTTATTGGGCGAATTAAAATCTTTTAAACTTTTCGAAGGTTACCGCAACATGCCACCAGTAAATCGGGAGGCATTTGCACAAGTAATATCTGCCTTTTCCCGGATGTTTGAAAAATATCAAGACATAAAAGAAATAGACCTTAACCCTCTGATAGCAAGCGGAGACCAGATTGTTGCCGTCGATGCACGAATAATTATTTAA
- a CDS encoding nitroreductase, with amino-acid sequence MELIDCCKNLLLSRRSVYPKDFIHGAKISDETIEEMLALAVWAPTHKLTQPWHFKVFRNDGVKQFFEKQAEIYKAITPADKVSQGKLDKYAEKAGQVSHVIALIVKHDSGNRIPEIEEVVATACALQNIYLSLPAFGISGYLSTGDVCYTPQMADYLQLEAGDKCLGFFQLGVAKDGISQTNRKRTDSKLKTQWIGKIKG; translated from the coding sequence TTGGAACTCATCGATTGTTGCAAAAACCTTCTATTGAGCAGGCGCTCAGTATACCCAAAAGATTTTATTCATGGAGCAAAGATCTCTGATGAAACCATCGAAGAGATGCTTGCGCTCGCCGTTTGGGCTCCAACCCATAAACTTACCCAACCCTGGCATTTTAAAGTATTTCGCAACGATGGGGTGAAGCAGTTTTTCGAAAAGCAGGCAGAAATTTACAAGGCCATCACACCTGCCGATAAAGTAAGCCAGGGAAAGCTGGATAAATATGCCGAAAAAGCAGGGCAGGTTTCACATGTAATTGCACTAATTGTAAAGCATGATAGTGGAAATAGGATTCCTGAAATTGAAGAAGTGGTAGCTACGGCTTGCGCTCTGCAGAACATTTATTTGTCTTTGCCGGCCTTTGGTATTTCGGGTTATCTGAGTACAGGAGATGTATGCTATACACCACAAATGGCAGATTACCTTCAACTCGAAGCAGGCGATAAATGCCTCGGTTTTTTCCAGCTTGGTGTGGCGAAAGATGGTATCAGCCAAACAAACCGGAAACGCACCGATTCAAAACTCAAAACGCAGTGGATTGGTAAAATTAAGGGTTAG
- a CDS encoding kinase/pyrophosphorylase has translation MELENKQNIAPIYVASGGKGIAGHAMVHSLIIQYPDNKIPVKVIPNVQTEEKIIDLVQQVKNEGGLLTHTMVNTTLRRMLIDECEKQGVRQIDFMGPLANYLEEEHGLQSISVPGLYRRINYQYFDRVDAIDFTLTQDDGLNPQRLKQAEIILTGVSRCGKTPLSVYMSMFGWKVANVPIVNGIKPPDELFEVDPRRVFGLRIGLSHLISIRHKRLLQMGDIRNANYIDQNNVREELRYAGLIFEKGGFTTINVTNKPIESTANEIIGMISDRFGYADRKQKTQEEDEKP, from the coding sequence ATGGAATTGGAAAACAAGCAAAACATAGCACCAATATACGTTGCATCCGGGGGTAAAGGAATTGCCGGCCATGCCATGGTGCATTCGCTCATCATACAATACCCCGACAATAAAATACCTGTTAAGGTTATTCCAAACGTTCAAACTGAAGAAAAGATAATTGATCTGGTGCAACAGGTAAAAAACGAAGGTGGTTTGCTGACGCATACCATGGTCAACACAACCCTGCGCCGCATGCTTATTGATGAATGTGAAAAGCAAGGTGTTCGACAGATTGATTTTATGGGCCCGCTTGCCAATTACCTCGAAGAAGAACATGGTTTGCAGTCGATCAGTGTTCCGGGATTGTACCGACGCATTAATTACCAGTATTTCGACCGGGTCGATGCAATTGATTTTACACTTACCCAGGACGATGGACTGAATCCACAAAGGCTGAAACAGGCAGAAATTATCCTCACCGGAGTATCACGCTGCGGAAAAACACCCTTAAGTGTGTACATGTCGATGTTTGGATGGAAAGTAGCCAATGTGCCAATAGTAAACGGTATCAAACCTCCCGATGAACTCTTCGAAGTGGATCCCCGAAGGGTATTTGGATTACGCATTGGCCTTAGTCACCTGATTTCGATCCGGCATAAAAGGTTGTTGCAAATGGGCGACATTCGCAATGCCAATTACATCGATCAGAATAATGTACGCGAAGAACTAAGGTATGCCGGACTCATTTTCGAAAAAGGAGGCTTTACAACCATTAATGTTACCAACAAACCCATAGAATCGACAGCCAACGAAATTATTGGCATGATCTCCGACCGTTTTGGATATGCCGATAGGAAGCAAAAGACTCAGGAAGAGGATGAAAAACCTTAG
- a CDS encoding glycoside hydrolase family 13 protein has product MKRIVGFVGSVVLIFFLAQCKQGTTTIQSQNNPPTWSEDAIWYQILVERFRNGDTNNDPTAESLRGTYPHEEIASWELTPWTQQWYKPDPWFGSLSDSSFYNCVSARRYGGDLAGVIEKLGYMAQLGINAIYFNPLNDAPSLHKYDAASYHHIDRHFGPDPVLDASIMKAENPGDHSTWKWTTADSMFLQLIDACHQRGIRVVMDYSWNHTGMNFWAFQDVMEKGKQSAYAEWYKIERFDDPATSENEFLYEGWSHVRELPEFKRTITNEPPKYAVGYLEGNFNSESLKQHIFDVSKRWLDPNNDGDPSDGIDGFRLDVAGEVPVGFWSEYRKVVKSINPEAILIGEIWWEQWPDRLLDPEPWLNDAFDAVMNYRWYRAARGFFGQQADALSPSQFVKQLNFLNQGISEANQKAMMNMSSSHDSPRLSTSLYNQGKYKDRVKLIDNKDYKIDKPDSATLQIQKMLLTHQFTYVGAPQVWAGDESGMWGEDDPSNRKPLVWEDLIYEAENIHPLLGNTAKSDAVEVDMELRAFYSSLMRLRATRQELRSGDVIFLIADDNALLLAYSRKLNEQETLCVFNLSFQEQMIEIPVRTSMAYKSVFQSEMVFSGHADKLKITVPARTAMVLVN; this is encoded by the coding sequence ATGAAAAGAATAGTCGGTTTCGTGGGTTCAGTTGTACTCATCTTTTTTCTTGCCCAATGCAAGCAGGGAACAACAACAATACAGTCGCAGAACAACCCGCCTACCTGGTCGGAAGATGCCATTTGGTACCAGATTCTGGTAGAACGTTTCAGAAATGGCGACACCAACAACGACCCCACAGCTGAGAGCCTGAGAGGCACTTATCCACACGAAGAAATCGCCTCCTGGGAATTAACCCCCTGGACCCAGCAATGGTATAAACCTGATCCCTGGTTTGGGAGTTTATCGGACAGCAGTTTTTACAATTGTGTTTCGGCCCGGCGCTATGGAGGCGATCTGGCTGGTGTAATTGAAAAACTCGGTTACATGGCCCAACTCGGTATCAACGCCATTTATTTTAACCCGCTTAACGATGCCCCCAGCCTTCATAAATACGATGCGGCAAGTTACCATCATATCGACCGTCATTTTGGCCCGGATCCAGTACTTGATGCCTCTATAATGAAAGCAGAAAATCCTGGCGACCATTCGACCTGGAAATGGACTACTGCCGACAGTATGTTCCTGCAGCTAATTGATGCCTGCCATCAGCGTGGCATTCGGGTGGTGATGGATTATTCCTGGAATCATACCGGGATGAATTTCTGGGCATTTCAAGATGTGATGGAAAAAGGAAAACAATCGGCTTATGCCGAATGGTACAAGATAGAAAGATTTGATGACCCGGCAACGAGCGAAAACGAATTTTTGTATGAAGGTTGGAGCCATGTGCGTGAACTTCCCGAGTTTAAGCGCACCATTACCAATGAGCCACCTAAATATGCAGTCGGATACCTCGAAGGTAATTTCAACTCCGAAAGTTTAAAACAGCATATTTTCGATGTATCAAAACGCTGGCTCGACCCGAACAACGATGGTGACCCTTCGGATGGTATCGATGGTTTTCGGCTTGATGTAGCCGGTGAAGTGCCTGTAGGCTTCTGGAGCGAATACAGAAAGGTGGTGAAAAGCATTAACCCCGAAGCTATTTTGATTGGTGAAATCTGGTGGGAACAATGGCCAGATCGTCTGCTCGACCCAGAACCCTGGTTGAATGATGCCTTCGATGCTGTAATGAATTACAGATGGTACAGAGCTGCCCGCGGTTTTTTTGGCCAGCAGGCCGATGCACTTTCTCCTTCTCAGTTTGTCAAACAACTCAATTTTCTAAACCAGGGTATTTCGGAGGCCAATCAGAAAGCGATGATGAATATGTCTTCCAGTCACGATTCACCGCGTCTGTCCACATCGCTATATAACCAGGGAAAGTATAAAGACAGAGTTAAACTAATTGATAATAAGGATTATAAAATCGACAAACCTGATTCGGCTACACTTCAAATACAAAAAATGCTTCTGACGCATCAGTTTACCTATGTCGGAGCTCCACAGGTTTGGGCAGGCGATGAGTCGGGGATGTGGGGCGAGGATGATCCCAGCAACCGGAAACCTCTGGTTTGGGAGGACCTTATTTATGAAGCCGAAAATATTCATCCCCTGCTGGGCAACACAGCAAAAAGTGATGCGGTGGAGGTGGATATGGAGCTTCGTGCTTTTTATTCGAGTCTGATGCGTTTGCGTGCAACACGACAGGAACTCAGAAGTGGGGATGTGATTTTTCTAATTGCCGATGACAACGCATTGCTGTTGGCTTATTCGCGAAAACTAAACGAACAGGAAACCCTATGCGTGTTCAACCTCTCTTTTCAAGAACAAATGATTGAAATACCGGTGCGCACAAGCATGGCCTATAAAAGTGTGTTTCAATCTGAAATGGTTTTTTCGGGGCATGCTGATAAACTTAAAATAACTGTACCTGCCCGCACTGCAATGGTTTTGGTGAATTAG
- a CDS encoding magnesium transporter CorA family protein, producing the protein MIRIFKTFGGYVEIAALEKGCWINVINPSGEELRRISEDFGLPDDSINDILDMDERPRIEFEDDWTLVILRIPIEVKDNGLPFATIPLGIFFTDGFTLTLCLQHNEVLPIGQPPILREQYRHISDNINFILRLFLRSGSLYLKYLKQINQMTSAIEQDLEKSIKNKELNKLLKMEKCLVYFITSIKANEIVLARLRNSKKIVTEINEDLLEDAIIENKQALEMAQIYSDIQSGMMDAFASVISNNLNVVMKQLTLISIILMIPTLIASIFGMNVPNFMESAPWALPSIIAGSLLLSIGGVLLFRKRQYF; encoded by the coding sequence GTGATAAGAATCTTTAAAACGTTTGGCGGCTATGTCGAAATAGCTGCATTGGAAAAAGGATGCTGGATTAACGTTATTAATCCGTCTGGCGAAGAACTAAGAAGAATTTCTGAGGATTTTGGATTACCTGACGATTCCATCAACGATATATTAGATATGGATGAAAGGCCGCGGATAGAATTCGAGGACGATTGGACGCTGGTTATTTTACGGATTCCGATTGAAGTAAAAGATAATGGACTGCCTTTCGCTACTATACCACTTGGTATTTTTTTTACCGATGGTTTTACCCTTACCTTATGTTTACAGCATAATGAGGTTTTACCTATCGGGCAACCTCCGATATTAAGAGAACAGTATCGACATATTAGCGATAACATTAATTTTATTTTGCGTTTGTTTTTGCGTTCTGGTAGTTTGTATTTAAAATACCTCAAACAGATCAACCAGATGACTTCTGCAATTGAACAAGACCTTGAGAAATCGATTAAAAACAAGGAATTGAACAAACTGTTAAAGATGGAAAAATGCCTTGTTTATTTTATTACTTCCATTAAAGCCAATGAGATTGTGCTGGCAAGACTTCGAAATTCGAAGAAAATAGTTACCGAAATCAACGAAGATTTACTGGAAGATGCCATCATTGAAAACAAGCAGGCATTGGAAATGGCACAGATTTATTCCGATATTCAAAGTGGAATGATGGATGCTTTTGCTTCGGTAATTTCAAATAATCTAAACGTAGTGATGAAGCAGCTTACACTTATTTCTATCATATTAATGATTCCTACTTTAATTGCCAGTATTTTCGGCATGAATGTTCCTAATTTTATGGAATCGGCCCCATGGGCCTTGCCGTCTATTATAGCAGGTTCATTGCTGCTTTCGATAGGCGGGGTTCTATTGTTTCGGAAACGTCAATATTTTTAG
- a CDS encoding nuclear transport factor 2 family protein: MRNIKVVFISMFWILMSITLLAQEEAELTIMQLEELERTAILEGDTLSLANIMSERLMVNNPENRLVDYHEVMKRLRTGKIDYTRFDRKIDKISVFGNTAIVMGAETIEPKSTSDNAGKTITRRFTNVWQQGPDGWKLIARQATIISIEETLK; encoded by the coding sequence ATGCGAAATATTAAAGTAGTTTTCATCAGCATGTTTTGGATTTTAATGTCCATTACCCTTCTTGCACAGGAAGAAGCTGAACTCACCATTATGCAACTCGAAGAACTTGAAAGAACAGCGATTCTGGAGGGCGATACCCTGAGCCTTGCAAATATTATGTCTGAACGCTTAATGGTAAATAATCCTGAAAACAGGCTGGTGGACTATCACGAGGTCATGAAGCGGTTACGCACCGGCAAGATAGATTATACAAGGTTCGACCGGAAAATTGATAAAATTTCAGTTTTCGGGAATACTGCTATTGTGATGGGTGCAGAAACCATTGAACCGAAAAGCACAAGCGATAATGCCGGCAAAACAATCACCAGGAGGTTTACAAATGTGTGGCAGCAAGGCCCCGATGGATGGAAACTCATTGCCCGACAGGCTACAATTATATCAATAGAAGAAACTTTGAAATAA